The following are encoded together in the Proteiniphilum saccharofermentans genome:
- a CDS encoding S41 family peptidase: MKRIYILLILVPIIGIIYTSCERVDPDAPSDKDTSIISQFVYDGMSTYYLWADEVKKKKPTAADHDPEKYFYSILNSTDTQHSWSWITDDINSLLSGFEGESTDAFGFQPLALYLDESETTVIGFIRYVYPGTPAEAAGLKRGEVIIRINDQIITGNNYRGMFGANTPTTFTVLDQNFENQREVTVVPSEINTDPVLYSRVYEIDNHKIGYLFYTGFIGRYNESLHRVFSEFKAAGITDLVLDLRYNPGGGVDAAIYLASLIAPESAVRNKETFSVMSYNSYVNNAFDSQKVDRKSYLGEYREGDPNPLSANLDLDKVYIITTSSSASASEMLTFCLAPFMMNKVEHIGEKTSGKYTASWTIHAYNNYEGRVQPVYRESSLSATEKNILKDWGMQPIIGRYTDKNDNDFIATNGLIPNHPVAETYRNERNTETWKPIGDVDDYLFAKAISLITGAPYTSSVRSLEVTPFKDAGLYSPIEEAFRRGVIIDAPGIIPAK, translated from the coding sequence ATGAAACGAATATACATCCTACTGATATTGGTTCCGATAATTGGCATTATCTATACCTCCTGTGAAAGGGTAGATCCAGATGCTCCGTCAGATAAGGATACCTCTATCATATCTCAATTTGTATATGACGGTATGTCGACCTATTATTTATGGGCGGATGAGGTGAAAAAGAAAAAGCCGACTGCTGCCGATCATGATCCGGAGAAGTATTTTTATAGTATCCTGAACTCTACTGATACACAACATAGTTGGTCGTGGATCACAGATGATATCAATTCGTTATTATCCGGTTTTGAAGGAGAATCAACGGATGCTTTCGGATTTCAGCCATTAGCATTGTATTTAGATGAAAGCGAAACTACCGTTATTGGTTTTATCCGCTACGTTTACCCGGGAACCCCTGCCGAAGCCGCCGGATTGAAAAGAGGGGAAGTTATCATCAGAATAAACGACCAAATAATTACAGGAAATAATTATAGGGGAATGTTCGGTGCAAACACTCCGACAACTTTCACGGTCTTAGATCAAAATTTTGAAAATCAAAGGGAAGTTACAGTTGTTCCTTCAGAAATCAATACCGATCCCGTACTTTATTCACGTGTATATGAAATTGACAACCATAAAATAGGATACTTATTCTATACCGGTTTCATTGGTCGCTACAACGAGAGCCTCCATAGAGTTTTTTCAGAATTCAAAGCGGCCGGTATCACCGATTTGGTGTTAGATTTACGATATAATCCTGGCGGAGGAGTAGATGCCGCAATTTACCTCGCTTCACTGATTGCTCCTGAGTCGGCTGTCAGGAATAAAGAGACATTTTCTGTTATGAGTTATAATTCTTATGTCAATAATGCGTTTGATAGCCAGAAAGTAGATAGAAAAAGCTACTTGGGCGAATACAGGGAAGGGGATCCCAATCCGTTGTCAGCCAATCTTGATTTAGACAAAGTGTATATCATAACCACGAGTAGTTCAGCATCTGCATCAGAAATGCTTACATTCTGTTTAGCCCCTTTTATGATGAACAAAGTAGAACATATAGGAGAAAAGACAAGTGGGAAGTACACCGCCTCATGGACCATACATGCTTATAATAATTATGAAGGCAGAGTGCAGCCCGTATACAGGGAGTCGAGCCTCTCGGCAACGGAAAAAAATATACTGAAAGATTGGGGTATGCAACCTATTATAGGACGATACACGGACAAAAACGATAACGATTTCATCGCGACTAACGGGTTGATACCCAATCATCCTGTTGCGGAAACATATCGCAATGAACGTAATACGGAAACCTGGAAGCCAATCGGGGATGTGGACGACTATCTTTTCGCCAAAGCGATATCATTGATAACCGGCGCACCCTATACATCGTCCGTACGAAGTTTGGAAGTTACCCCGTTTAAGGATGCCGGTTTATATTCTCCCATTGAAGAGGCATTCAGAAGAGGTGTTATCATTGATGCTCCGGGGATAATCCCTGCCAAATAA
- a CDS encoding Txe/YoeB family addiction module toxin, giving the protein MMYDLVFSPKAQKGLTFLKKHEPQSYKKAVALLDELQEHPTTGTGRPKPLGQDRVGQWSRRITQKHRLVYKIEEKEVIVLVLSAWGHYDDK; this is encoded by the coding sequence ATGATGTACGATCTTGTATTTTCACCGAAAGCGCAAAAAGGGCTTACATTTTTGAAAAAGCATGAACCTCAATCTTATAAAAAAGCAGTAGCGCTGTTGGACGAACTTCAGGAACATCCTACTACAGGAACCGGTCGTCCTAAACCTTTGGGACAGGACAGAGTCGGGCAGTGGTCCCGAAGAATTACCCAAAAACATCGCCTGGTATATAAAATTGAGGAAAAAGAAGTAATTGTTTTGGTCCTTTCCGCCTGGGGGCATTATGATGATAAGTGA
- a CDS encoding type II toxin-antitoxin system Phd/YefM family antitoxin: protein MIIISSREFRDKQKNYLDKVDEGVELLIRRGKDRSYRIVPVKEDDTLMSKEEFFAKIDRSLQEIEEGKFTRISGKKELQEFLDNL from the coding sequence ATGATTATCATTAGCAGCAGAGAATTCAGGGATAAGCAAAAAAATTACCTCGACAAAGTGGACGAGGGAGTGGAACTTCTTATCCGAAGGGGAAAAGACAGATCTTATCGGATTGTTCCTGTAAAGGAAGACGATACCCTGATGAGCAAGGAAGAATTTTTTGCCAAGATAGATCGTTCTCTTCAAGAAATAGAAGAAGGTAAATTTACGAGAATTTCAGGAAAAAAGGAATTGCAAGAATTTCTTGATAATTTATGA
- the dusB gene encoding tRNA dihydrouridine synthase DusB, protein MKIANIELPDNPVFLAPMEDVSDIGFRLLCRQFGADMVYTEFISSDALIRDIKKTKEKILFSEKERPLGIQIYGSDPAAMVEAAKICEDADPDLIDINFGCPVKKIAGKGAGSGMMRTPDVMLDITAKVVKAVKKPVSVKTRLGWDDNSKIIVQLAEQLQDCGIVALTIHGRTRSQMYKGDADWTLIREVKNNPRMHIPIIGNGDVTSVEQCRQRFDETGVDAVMIGRGSIGAPWIFRELKYYLQTGKHLPKEPFRWYLDILKKQVLESVERIDETRGILHMRRHLAATPLFKGIPDFKATRIAMLRANTLAELFSILDEIPEKFGLANA, encoded by the coding sequence ATGAAGATTGCTAATATAGAACTTCCGGATAATCCCGTTTTTCTCGCTCCTATGGAGGATGTGAGCGATATCGGGTTTCGGCTGCTGTGCAGGCAGTTTGGAGCCGATATGGTTTATACCGAGTTTATATCGAGTGATGCCCTTATCCGCGATATAAAGAAAACCAAGGAAAAAATCCTCTTTAGTGAAAAGGAGCGTCCTCTCGGGATACAGATTTATGGTAGTGATCCTGCAGCGATGGTGGAGGCCGCCAAAATCTGTGAGGATGCCGATCCTGATCTTATCGACATTAACTTTGGTTGTCCCGTAAAGAAGATAGCCGGTAAGGGAGCCGGTTCGGGGATGATGCGTACGCCTGATGTGATGCTTGATATCACCGCGAAGGTCGTCAAGGCGGTAAAGAAACCGGTATCGGTCAAAACCCGCTTAGGTTGGGATGACAATTCCAAAATTATTGTACAGTTAGCGGAACAGTTACAGGACTGTGGTATCGTGGCACTGACCATTCATGGGCGCACCCGCTCGCAGATGTATAAGGGCGATGCCGACTGGACATTGATCCGCGAGGTAAAGAATAACCCGCGTATGCATATTCCTATTATTGGTAATGGGGATGTGACTTCGGTAGAACAATGCCGGCAGCGGTTTGACGAGACCGGCGTGGATGCTGTGATGATTGGTCGCGGAAGCATTGGCGCACCCTGGATATTCAGGGAGTTAAAATATTATCTGCAGACCGGTAAACATCTCCCCAAAGAACCGTTCCGTTGGTACCTGGATATCCTGAAGAAACAGGTGCTTGAAAGTGTGGAACGGATCGACGAAACACGGGGAATCCTCCATATGCGCCGCCACCTGGCTGCTACGCCCCTTTTTAAAGGTATTCCCGATTTTAAAGCGACACGTATCGCTATGCTCCGTGCCAATACCCTCGCGGAGTTATTTTCTATCCTGGATGAGATCCCGGAAAAATTCGGATTAGCCAATGCTTGA
- a CDS encoding arsenate reductase family protein, translating into MKPLFLQYPKCGTCRKAAKWLEENNVDVTSRHIVEENPTREELSLWIDRSGLPISRFFNTSGLVYKEQNLKEKVKTASRDELLGILASNGMVVKRPIIVADDFVLVGFNEIEWKEKLG; encoded by the coding sequence ATGAAACCTCTTTTTTTACAATATCCCAAATGCGGCACTTGCCGTAAAGCCGCCAAATGGCTGGAAGAAAACAATGTGGATGTGACCTCAAGGCACATTGTAGAAGAGAATCCTACCCGCGAAGAACTTTCGCTGTGGATTGACAGAAGCGGTCTGCCTATCAGCCGTTTCTTCAATACATCGGGATTGGTTTACAAGGAGCAGAATTTGAAGGAAAAGGTAAAAACAGCCTCTCGTGATGAGTTACTCGGGATTCTGGCTTCCAATGGTATGGTAGTAAAACGTCCCATTATCGTGGCTGACGACTTTGTGCTGGTCGGCTTTAACGAAATAGAGTGGAAAGAAAAGTTAGGATGA